From the genome of Nitrososphaerales archaeon, one region includes:
- a CDS encoding peroxiredoxin, whose product MEEYKMPLIGDKFPQMEVRTTRGMIKLPDHYSGKWFILFSHPADFTPVCTTEFVAFQKRYEEFQKLQCELIGLSIDQVFAHLKWEEWIKEKLGVEIKFPIIADNTGEISARLGMRHKQAAGTQTVRAVFIVDPKGIVRAILYYPMELGRNIDEILRMIRALQIADKGYAIPANWPHNEIIGDNVIIPPANSVDMIEKRRAQEKAGEIKCLDWWLCYKKVE is encoded by the coding sequence ATGGAAGAGTATAAGATGCCATTAATAGGTGATAAATTCCCCCAGATGGAGGTTAGAACCACCAGAGGAATGATAAAGCTTCCAGACCATTATAGTGGTAAGTGGTTCATCCTCTTCAGCCATCCTGCCGATTTTACACCTGTTTGCACAACAGAATTCGTTGCATTCCAGAAAAGGTATGAGGAATTTCAAAAGTTACAATGTGAATTGATAGGATTAAGTATAGACCAGGTTTTTGCACATCTAAAGTGGGAGGAATGGATAAAAGAGAAGCTCGGTGTTGAAATAAAGTTTCCGATAATCGCAGACAATACTGGTGAGATATCTGCACGATTAGGTATGCGCCATAAACAGGCTGCAGGAACACAGACGGTTAGAGCCGTCTTTATAGTCGATCCTAAAGGGATTGTTAGGGCGATACTATACTATCCGATGGAGTTGGGTAGAAATATTGATGAAATACTTCGGATGATAAGGGCACTTCAAATAGCCGATAAAGGTTACGCCATCCCGGCCAATTGGCCACATAATGAAATAATCGGTGATAATGTCATCATTCCACCCGCTAATAGTGTAGATATGATAGAGAAGAGAAGAGCACAAGAGAAGGCTGGAGAGATTAAGTGCTTAGATTGGTGGTTATGCTACAAGAAAGTAGAGTAA